One genomic window of Meiothermus cerbereus DSM 11376 includes the following:
- a CDS encoding anion transporter encodes MELLAYAVLLLTYLGLGLGYWPGYRMNRAAIALTGAAFLIVLGVLNFEEAWRALEPHTLGFLFGVMVLNTHLAYAGFFQLALNGLVHLARSPLGLLVWLTFGTGILSALFLNDTIAILFTPLVLALTRTLGLPPVPYLLALAGATNLGSVATLTGNPQNIVVGSLSKITYLEFAAALTPVALLGLLVQVGLLYALYPAVRSRAPLPPLPALRFRLNRALLFKGLWITLALLAAFVLGYPLAQAALVAAGLLLFSRRIRSERFFMRVDWELLVMFSGLFMVTASVRELGILSLMEPLATTAPGLAGVTVLLSNLISNVPAVLLLYPLIPAGDTQGWLLLAAASTLAGNLTLLGSVANLIVAEAARREGYHLSFLEHLRFGLPLTLLTLLLAYAWIFR; translated from the coding sequence GTGGAACTGCTGGCCTACGCTGTTTTGCTGCTCACCTATCTGGGCCTGGGCCTGGGCTACTGGCCCGGATATCGTATGAACCGGGCCGCCATTGCGCTTACCGGCGCGGCCTTTCTGATTGTGCTGGGGGTGCTCAACTTCGAGGAGGCCTGGCGGGCTTTGGAGCCCCATACCCTGGGGTTTTTGTTCGGGGTGATGGTGCTCAACACCCACCTGGCCTATGCGGGCTTTTTTCAACTGGCGCTGAATGGGCTGGTACACCTGGCCCGCTCGCCGCTGGGCCTCTTGGTCTGGCTGACCTTCGGCACGGGCATTCTTTCAGCTTTGTTCCTCAACGACACCATCGCCATCCTCTTTACCCCGCTGGTGCTGGCCCTCACCCGCACCCTGGGGTTGCCCCCGGTGCCCTACCTGCTGGCCCTGGCCGGGGCCACCAACCTGGGCAGCGTGGCCACCCTGACCGGCAACCCCCAGAACATTGTGGTGGGGAGCCTTTCGAAGATCACCTACCTCGAGTTTGCCGCGGCCCTCACCCCGGTGGCCCTGCTGGGCTTGCTGGTGCAGGTGGGGCTGTTGTATGCGCTGTATCCGGCGGTGCGCTCGAGGGCCCCCCTGCCCCCCCTGCCTGCGCTTCGTTTTCGCTTAAACCGGGCGCTGTTGTTCAAGGGCCTCTGGATTACCCTGGCTCTGCTGGCCGCCTTTGTGCTGGGCTACCCCCTGGCCCAGGCCGCCCTGGTGGCCGCCGGGCTGCTGCTTTTTAGCCGCCGGATTCGCTCCGAACGATTTTTTATGCGGGTAGACTGGGAGCTGCTGGTGATGTTTTCGGGGCTGTTTATGGTAACGGCCTCGGTGCGGGAGCTGGGCATCCTGTCCCTGATGGAGCCCCTGGCCACCACCGCCCCCGGCCTGGCGGGCGTAACGGTGCTGCTTTCCAACCTGATTTCCAATGTTCCGGCGGTGCTGCTCTTGTACCCTTTGATACCCGCAGGCGACACCCAGGGCTGGCTTTTGCTGGCGGCGGCCTCGACCCTGGCGGGCAACCTGACCCTCCTGGGTTCGGTCGCCAACCTGATCGTGGCCGAGGCTGCCCGGCGCGAGGGTTACCACCTGAGCTTTTTGGAGCACCTGCGCTTTGGCCTGCCGCTTACGCTCCTGACCTTGCTTTTGGCCTATGCCTGGATCTTCCGTTAA
- a CDS encoding tRNA (adenine(22)-N(1))-methyltransferase, with the protein MPGSSVKLEPRLQAVAQEIKAPTHADIGSDHALLPRYLLLSGRVQRVIVVEKNQGPWENSRRALEGLAAEVRLGDGLGALSPGEADSLSLCGMGARLMVRILSAHPARLPPRLVLQPNDSALPLRQWALQAGYALRNEQMVEGFWRYSILTLERGACAAYSGLPLELALRFGPLLLKSKHPLLSAELLARRQQLARLPQVEPVRLELEHIEQALALLQGF; encoded by the coding sequence ATGCCTGGATCTTCCGTTAAGCTCGAGCCCCGCCTACAAGCGGTGGCCCAGGAAATAAAGGCCCCCACCCACGCCGACATCGGCTCCGACCACGCCCTGCTGCCCCGCTACCTGCTTCTCTCCGGGCGGGTGCAGCGGGTGATTGTGGTGGAGAAGAACCAGGGGCCCTGGGAGAACTCCAGGCGGGCCTTGGAGGGCCTCGCTGCCGAGGTACGGCTGGGCGATGGTCTGGGGGCTTTGTCGCCTGGCGAAGCCGACTCGCTCAGCCTGTGCGGGATGGGGGCCCGCCTGATGGTTCGGATTCTCTCGGCCCACCCAGCACGCTTACCGCCCCGCCTGGTGCTCCAGCCCAACGACAGCGCCCTGCCCCTGCGCCAGTGGGCGCTGCAGGCTGGCTATGCCCTGCGTAATGAGCAGATGGTGGAGGGTTTCTGGCGCTACAGCATCCTCACCCTGGAGCGGGGCGCTTGCGCGGCCTACAGCGGGCTGCCGCTCGAGCTGGCCCTGCGCTTTGGGCCTTTGTTACTCAAAAGCAAGCACCCCCTGCTCAGCGCCGAGCTGTTGGCGCGACGGCAGCAGCTCGCCAGACTGCCACAGGTGGAGCCGGTGCGGCTCGAGCTCGAGCACATAGAGCAAGCCCTAGCGCTTTTGCAAGGGTTCTGA